In a single window of the Etheostoma spectabile isolate EspeVRDwgs_2016 chromosome 3, UIUC_Espe_1.0, whole genome shotgun sequence genome:
- the LOC116680925 gene encoding alpha-2-macroglobulin, which translates to MDCRFELNLRPLRPGVPLCMGARSTTRFPPLVSDSNRNVSLSVCEISSYVLLAKLSAFPTAEDLGYASRIVRWLTSQQNYYGGFSSTQDTVVALQALALYSTLVFSPVGSSTVTVQSPSGQLTFDVNQYNKLLYQEKNLQGVSGTYSLEVKGTASAAIQISLVYNIPTPVQDTAIRVDVKAEADRTRERTKVLLKISSLYSGKEPSTNMVILDVKMLSGYVPDPESLNMLKGARLVDRVEQKEDRVLVYIRELPKNIVINHSLTLIQDYQVQNLKPAVVKLYDYYQPSDQSDTEYTLYRCVAA; encoded by the exons ATGGACTGCAGGTTTGAGTTGAACCTGCGGCCGTTGCGTCCAGGAGTCCCCCTCtgtatgggcgcccgctctaccac GAGGTTTCCTCCACTGGTCTCAGACAGCAACAGAAACGtcagcctctctgtctgtgAGATCAGCTCCTATGTGCTGCTGGCTAAACTCAGTGCCTTTCCGACTGCTGAAGACCTGGGCTACGCCAGCCGCATCGTTAGATGGCTGACTAGCCAGCAGAACTACTACGGAGGATTCTCCTCCACACAG gACACCGTGGTGGCTCTTCAGGCTCTGGCTCTCTACTCCACTCTGGTGTTCAGTCCAGTGGGTTCAAGCACAGTGACGGTCCAGTCTCCCAGTGGCCAGCTGACGTTTGATGTGAATCAGTACAACAAACTGCTCTACCAGGAGAAGAATCTGCAGGGCGTGTCAGGAACGTACAGCCTGGAGGTGAAGGGGACTGCAAGTGCTGCAATACAG ATTTCTCTTGTCTATAACATCCCAACTCCTGTTCAAGATACCGCAATCCGCGTTGACGTCAAAGCAGAGGCCGACCGCACCAGAGAAAGAACCAAAGTCCTTCTAAAAATATCATCCCT ATATAGTGGAAAGGAGCCCAGTACAAACATGGTTATCCTGGATGTCAAAATGCTCTCTGGATATGTCCCAGACCCAGAGTCTTTGAACATG CTCAAAGGTGCCAGGCTGGTGGATCGTGTTGAACAAAAGGAGGATCGTGTTCTGGTGTACATACGGGAG tTACCAAAGAACATAGTCATCAACCACAGCCTAACGCTCATACAGGACTACCAAGTACAGAACCTGAAGCCAGCCGTGGTCAAGCTCTACGACTACTACCAGCCAA GTGACCAGTCTGATACAGAATACACCCTATATCGTTGTG ttGCAGCTTGA